A genomic region of Colletotrichum destructivum chromosome 5, complete sequence contains the following coding sequences:
- a CDS encoding Putative proteasome activator complex subunit 4 domain, proteasome activator Blm10: MDETPGPQPSNHAAALAAASTAHFLSSHFASVDTISRSNSPGPPYTKGDEDDKKRYRPRTFSYFNHLPFPVEEESNRDAALAGILKQLYIAIKAEDFSPGALHWTRELTGWLNLKFEMTRELRATLAKLYYHLCLAPGLEPSTADRFLRMVVILTRKYHYLKPVDDLLLDWRPLWREIKALVLPSEVASHQTNRRRSQKQLWKLCLHAQTYFDPKDRKEMLDEFLPYFSTSDVSNAYIVVGTINALLPTDAAPADVPCSQPQEFMPTLFHLWSLIARSKSFDVFFIDLYSRMARDFLQASDTPFDAHGIFTREQSDWIFTAILRLTEIPVGQSNSPYSTLDYSSGLGLYLEKDKKKYPTAYMIARWIVYSLSPKCLEEESSILASLEGLLEAIDTFYHPSNVGSWTTFLGQFTVYLTDIFVSRWNREKSGELDTPEDRKITPALKRRFVSALKEVTYMGLFSKSNRVAHYYYASLQGLAYLEPNLILPGALQRFYPSLQGLVEVHRTTSSLNGLQMIANVMSKTKGFRCHITALLALALPGIDANDLGKTQYTLNFIQSVAYSIPMVPLTKDGDAVHGTALAMEWVQGEMERMEREGQDIKLDYETELSDEDEANILRSSTAGLGEFVIALLGKVFTLLENLPDASHIRGGTPEDNVINALPAALSPLFASLSPELFDTALEKLSSFVSTHVVHQARDAMAWILNALCKVNPEKTLKVFIPMLIVNIRNEIDFNHAASDRSSGTDYLPRDRALVWHVSMLGMAVVHVGNEVLKYQTELHDIAKYMQEKCRGLPTIHISNFIHHLLLNLTHTYPIDTALYEPDIIKRGLDVGDWGKTTSPADLTIKWHRPSAGEVQFAVELFDSQTKAAARKLDLLMSENPPVSRKGKNKEWSDEVSRLFQQIRLVISGMATLFDPHRASGEKTNGNPGADDNGDTAMEDDDDPLAEAAEDDETRPQYRYDAGYLLTDEDPAYHKLHELREDVGQLLCRSHEFLNQNQEDDVSCFTALYAAYRTWITDVGIERSAHPLERHLRLYKSDISAFKISGLRKVYPRPLLIKRADAYQLLRVKHNASARQKSELDKQLLLNLAQSSVSPYADVRRVAQNALDSSLKALIGGRPLVIPILLERLRAALDAVDHDRIKGAMYTLFFTSLLKTMVRDWRFAPDALRLYLRAGTIDKPSIQQLGATALFPLLDFGKPFERMIIVNQDFVEPIRPTDDCSQAISNRHNFIVQRRERVEQKKAALGLELTEMAKAAHWKIASRCAIFASNMCLRFDTLAPPEFIALVTQGTNDTHPGLRASYMSAFTSVFEAVEMRAAYDHDYRNYLLEKEKDRNKITVEVPKGDAAFTQKYLDSFASPENAEYMVDSDHPGWLVWGKKFLASRAKPIPFTDYDETETAVRKQIGDQITRDWLKTCFDYLKQEPRDANADRFRMGNVYMLMHVFDLMHYGGTTIKLDDVKELTMQVYGDGSDKHQHRATAEIVAALLCGSSDDPPDFRNQVWGFAAPLMLKVLNEDLTPENLQYWVSCLHLTVDPKDPRRSHELVDALSSFRLDMSSNAAFKESSKVQVLEFIITDSGWHFRHEKPVLADFLSHIDHPYKTVREAMGRVIATIYRTRYHESFESVEKLLEANKSASSLGLRPYEPTKEFSDTVLEIFDRLEKWRHERIPGQQTPSSYTSGSKTVLTWLDSTLSSQECTQLMPFFPDPFMEQLLHMMDVKEDPELMRLAYHVYRHLPNIPFRTGEDGPFIDALVRIGKSATSWHQRLRSMVNMQVIYFRRLFLIEKKQREILFNAVSDMLADPQLEVRSCASATLAGMIRCSPKRIRDPTIQLLKKRFEDGLRLNPMPKRKLPGTETPVDTNKQIVRRHAAVLGLGALIEAFPYATPPPSWMPEVLQILATRAASDPGVVGKATKAILSDFKKTRQDSWSVDQKYFTPDQLEDLEGVLWKSYFA; this comes from the exons ATGGACGAGACACCGGGGCCTCAGCCCTCCAACCAcgctgccgcccttgccgccgcctcgaccgcCCATTTCCTCTCGAGCCATTTCGCCTCCGTAGACACAATCTCGAGATCAAACTCCCCCGGACCCCCCTACACAAAgggtgacgaggacgacaagaagcgcTACCGGCCGCGTACCTTTAGCTACTTCAACCACCTGCCCTtccccgtcgaggaagaaTCCAACCGCGATGCTGCCCTGGCTGGTATCCTAAAGCAACTCTACAtcgccatcaaggccgaAGATTTCAGCCCCGGTGCCCTGCATTGGACCAGAGAGCTGACGGGATGGCTGAATCTCAAGTTTGAGATGACGCGCGAGCTTCGCGCAACCCTGGCCAAGCTCTACTACCACCTCTGCCTGGCTCCTGGCCTCGAGCCGAGCACTGCCGACCGCTTTCTGCGTATGGTGGTCATCTTGACAAG GAAGTACCACTATCTGAAacccgtcgacgacctgtTGCTCGATTGGCGCCCGTTATGGAGGGAGATCAAGGCCTTGGTCTTGCCCTCAGAGGTCGCCTCGCACCAGACAAACCGTCGCCGCTCCCAGAAGCAGCTGTGGAAGCTGTGTCTCCACGCCCAGACCTATTTCGACCCCAAAGATCGTAAGGAGATGCTCGACGAGTTCCTTCCCTACTTCAGCACATCAGACGTCTCCAATGCCTAtatcgtcgtcggcaccaTCAATGCCCTGCTCCCGACCGAtgccgcccccgccgacgTGCCGTGCTCCCAGCCCCAGGAGTTCATGCCGACCTTGTTCCACCTCTGGTCCCTCATTGCGAGATCCAAGAGCTTCGACGTCTTCTTCATTGACCTCTACTCACGCATGGCCCGCGACTTCTTGCAGGCTTCCGACACACCCTTCGATGCCCACGGAATCTTCACGCGGGAACAGTCTGACTGGATCTTCACCGCTATCCTCCGCCTCACTGAGATCCCCGTTGGCCAGTCCAATTCTCCCTACTCGACTCTGGACTACTCGTCAGGCCTGGGTCTATATCTTGAAAAGGACAAGAAAAAGTACCCCACGGCGTACATGATCGCCCGGTGGATTGTCTACTCTCTGTCGCCCAAGTGTTTGGAGGAAGAGAGCTCAATCCTCGCCAGCCTCGAAGGCctgctcgaggccatcgacaccTTCTACCACCCCTCCAATGTCGGATCCTGGACGACATTCCTGGGCCAGTTCACTGTCTATCTTACAGATATCTTTGTCTCTCGTTGGAACCGGGAAAAGAGCGGTGAGCTCGACACCCCGGAGGACCGCAAAATCACCCCGGCCCTGAAGCGCCGCTTCGTGTCCGCCCTCAAGGAGGTCACCTACATGGGTTTGTTCTCCAAGAGCAACCGGGTGGCTCACTACTACTACGCTTCGCTCCAGGGCCTGGCCTACCTCGAGCCCAACCTGATCCTGCCCGGAGCCCTGCAGCGCTTCTATCCCAGCTTGCAgggtctcgtcgaggtccacCGCACGACGTCGAGCTTGAACGGCCTGCAGATGATTGCCAATGTCATGTCCAAGACCAAAGGGTTCCGTTGTCACATCACCGCTCTGCTCGCCCTGGCTCTTCccggcatcgacgccaacgacctGGGAAAGACGCAGTACACCCTCAACTTTATCCAGAGCGTGGCCTACAGCATCCCGATGGTGCCTCTCaccaaggacggcgacgctGTTCACGGCaccgccttggccatggAGTGGGTGCAGGGCGAGATGGAGCGCATGGAGCGCGAGGGCCAAGACATCAAGCTCGACTACGAAACCGAgctctcggacgaggacgaggccaacATTCTccggtcgtcgacggcgggaCTTGGCGAGTTTgtcatcgccctcctcggcaaggTCTTTACCCTCTTGGAGAACCTGCCGGACGCATCCCATATCAGAGGAGGTACACCGGAAGACAACGTCATCAATGCGCTGCCGGCGGCCCTCTCCCCGTTGTTCGCATCGCTCTCGCCGGAGCTCTTCGACACggccctcgagaagctctcctccttcgtctCGACTCACGTTGTGCACCAGGCGAGAGACGCGATGGCGTGGATCCTTAACGCCCTCTGCAAGGTCAACCCCGAAAAGACGCTCAAGGTCTTCATCCCCATGCTCATTGTCAACATCCGAAACGAGATCGACTTCAACCATGCTGCGTCAGACCGGAGTAGCGGCACGGACTACCTGCCCAGGGACCGCGCTCTTGTGTGGCATGTGAGCATGCTGGGCATGGCCGTCGTGCATGTCGGCAACGAGGTCTTGAAATACCAGACCGAGCTTCATGATATTGCGAAGTACATGCAGGAGAAGTGCCGTGGTCTGCCCACCATCCACATCTCCAACTTCATTCACCATCTGCTGCTGAACCTGACGCATACATACCCCATCGACACCGCCTTGTACGAACCCGACATCATCAAGCGGGGCCTCGATGTGGGCGACTGGGGAAAGACGACGTCGCCTGCTGATTTAACAATCAAGTGGCACCGGCCGTCCGCCGGCGAGGTGCAATTCGCCGTGGAGCTGTTTGACTCACAAaccaaggcggcggcgcgcaaACTAGACCTACTCATGAGCGAGAACCCTCCTGTAAGTCGCAAAGGAAAGAACAAGGAGTGGTCCGATGAGGTCTCGAGACTGTTCCAGCAAATCAGGCTGGTCATCTCAGGAATGGCAACGTTGTTCGATCCGCACCGCGCCTCCGGGGAGAAGACGAACGGCAACCCTGGCGCCGATGACAATGGCGACACGGCAatggaagacgacgatgatccTCTTgcggaggcggccgaggacgacgagactCGACCGCAATACCGCTACGACGCTGGCTATCTCCTGACAGACGAAGATCCCGCGTACCACAAGCTCCATGAGCTGAGGGAAGATGTTGGGCAATTGCTGTGCAGAAGCCACGAGTTCCTCAACCAGAACCAGGAGGATGACGTGTCTTGCTTCACGGCGCTCTATGCAGCCTACAGAACATGGATTACCGACGTCGGTATCGAGCGGTCCGCGCATCCGCTGGAGAGACACCTCCGTCTTTACAAGTCGGACATTTCCGCCTTCAAGATTAGCGGTCTACGAAAGGTCTACCCGCGGCCACTGCTGATCAAGCGCGCGGACGCGTACCAGCTCCTCCGCGTCAAACACAACGCATCGGCACGGCAGAAGAGCGAGCTGGACAAGCAGCTCCTGTTGAACCTTGCCCAGTCGTCCGTGTCCCCGTACGCCGACGTCCGGCGGGTTGCCCAGAATGCCTTGGACTCGTCGCTCAAGGCTCTCATCGGTGGCCGGCCTCTGGTCATCCCCATTCTTCTCGAAAGGCTCAGGGCCGCGCTGGACGCGGTGGACCATGATCGTATCAAGGGCGCAATGTACACTCTGTTCTTCACGAGCCTGCTGAAGACCATGGTCAGGGACTGGAGATTCGCCCCGGATGCCCTTCGGCTCTATCTCCGAGCAGGCACCATTGACAAGCCCAGCATCCAGCAGCTTGGTGCCACGGCGCTCTTCCCTCTGCTGGACTTCGGAAAGCCCTTTGAGCGGATGATCATCGTCAACCAAGACTTTGTGGAGCCGATCCGTCCAACCGACGACTGCTCTCAAGCCATCAGCAACCGCCACAACTTTATCGTCCAGAGGCGGGAGCGCGTCgagcagaagaaggctgcTCTAGGGCTGGAGCTGACGGagatggcgaaggcggcccacTGGAAGATAGCTTCTCGATGCGCCATCTTTGCCAGCAACATGTGTTTGCGGTTTGACACCCTTGCACCCCCCGAGTTCATCGCTCTTGTGACGCAGGGCACAAACGATACTCATCCGGGTCTACGTGCAAGCTACATGTCGGCCTTCACATCcgtcttcgaggccgtcgagatgCGCGCTGCCTACGACCACGACTACCGCAACTACCTactggagaaggagaaggaccGCAACAAGATCACAGTCGAGGTCCCCAAGGGAGACGCGGCCTTCACGCAGAAGTACCTAGACTCCTTCGCCAGCCCCGAAAATGCCGAGTACATGGTCGACTCGGACCACCCTGGTTGGTTGGTCTGGGGCAAAAAATTCCTTGCCTCACGCGCGAAACCCATCCCCTTCACCGACTacgacgagacggagacggccgTCAGAAAGCAGATTGGTGACCAGATCACCAGGGATTGGCTCAAGACGTGTTTCGACTACCTCAAGCAGGAGCCCCGCGATGCGAACGCCGACAGGTTCCGCATGGGCAACGTGTACATGCTCATGCACGTGTTCGACCTGATGCATTACGGAGGGACTACCatcaagctcgacgacgtcaaggagcTTACTATGCAGGTCTACGGTGACGGCAGCGACAAGCATCAGCATCGTGCCACGGCGGAGATCGTTGCCGCGCTCTTGTGCGGATCCAGCGACGACCCCCCCGACTTCCGCAACCAGGTCTGGGGCTTCGCTGCGCCTCTGATGCTGAAGGTTCTCAACGAGGACCTGACGCCCGAGAACCTGCAGTATTGGGTCTCTTGTCTGCACCTGACGGTCGATCCCAAGGACCCTCGCCGATCACACGAGCTTGTCGACGCCCTCAGTTCCTTCAGACTCGACATGTCGTCCAACGCCGCGTTCAAGGAGTCAAGCAAGGTGCAGGTCTTGGAGTTCATCATCACGGACTCGGGCTGGCACTTCCGCCACGAGAAGCCTGTACTCGCCGATTTCCTTTCCCACATTGACCACCCGTACAAGACAGTCAGAGAGGCAATGGGCCGCGTCATTGCCACCATCTATCGCACCCGCTATCACGAGTCGTTCGAGAGCGTGGAAAAGCTCCTGGAGGCTAACAAGTCTGCCTCGTCTCTCGGCCTCCGGCCCTACGAACCGACCAAGGAGTTTTCGGACACGGTGCTCGAAATCTTTGACCGTCTCGAGAAGTGGCGTCACGAGCGCATCCCGGGCCAGCAGACGCCCTCGTCTTATACCAGCGGCTCCAAGACCGTCTTGACCTGGCTGGACAGCACCTTGTCGTCGCAGGAGTGCACGCAACTGATGCCCTTCTTCCCGGATCCGTTCATGGAGCAGCTGCTCCACATGATGGATGTCAAGGAAGACCCCGAGCTGATGCGTCTGGCGTACCACGTATACCGCCATCTGCCCAATATCCCATTCCGTACTGGCGAGGACGGTCCCTTTATTGATGCCCTCGTCCGCATTGGCAAGTCCGCCACGAGCTGGCACCAGCGCCTGCGGTCCATGGTCAACATGCAGGTCATCTACttccgccgcctcttcctgatcgagaagaagcagcggGAGATCTTGTTCAACGCCGTTAGCGACATGTTGGCGGATCCTCAGCTCGAAGTCCGGTCGTGTGCGTCGGCCACCTTGGCCGGCATGATCCGATGCTCGCCGAAGCGGATCCGCGACCCGACGATCCAGCTCCTTAAGAAACGCTTCGAAGACGGTCTTCGCCTCAACCCGATGCCTAAACGGAAGCTGCCTGGCACCGAGACGCCCGTGGACACGAACAAACAGATCGTGCGCCGCCATGCCGCCGTcctgggcctgggcgccCTCATTGAGGCCTTCCCGTACGccacgccgccaccgtcttGGATGCCGGAggtcctccaaatcctggCCACACGCGCCGCCAGCGATCCTGGCGTGGTCGGCAAGGCGACCAAGGCCATTCTCTCCGACTTCAAgaagacaagacaagatagcTGGAGCGTCGATCAAAAG TACTTCACACCGGACCAGCTCGAGGACTTGGAGGGGGTTTTGTGGAAGAGTTACTTTGCGTAA
- a CDS encoding Putative major facilitator superfamily, MFS transporter superfamily produces the protein MGDAPQPDMGFKEHPFSSLNRKRFWFIVGRLPYLCSRTALVISQAMVNEEKSSPQQGGGLPPSSTAIENKTADQVTKDPSIMEANEAKGELLPTPEEQIDALGIPNWRELEKKVVKRLDMTLLPCLWVLYLFNYLDRASIAQARLSSLDEDLNLEGYQYGTAVSILSVGYVLGQIPSNMIIGKVRPSLYLCCMALIWSSVSAATCGVKNYQGLVAVRFFLGVVEAPLFPGAIYVMSCWYTRREMALRCAILYTGQTLAFCTAGLIAAAVFGTLEGKHGLAGWQWLFIVLATVGAGLAMIALFILPDYPDSTTGSARWSMTEDMRKVAAARILADRVSTSEAKAGVWAGLKMSIFDYKMWFLVGLNIGISAAYGFSNFFPSIVRGFGYNRTITLVLTAPPYIFAALGSLVNAWHSDRTKERGYHFAGPIAIGCIGYIICLATADRNARYGASFIYVGGMYIANPLVSTWTSNTMGRTPEKRAISVALVNVLGQIGNLIAPYFFDDSDEPRYRLAFIMMMVMGLFACASAMGLKFYLYRANKRLYRDAVRNGTVYNPYVM, from the exons ATGGGCGACGCGCCCCAACCGGACATGGGCTTC AAGGAGCACCCGTTCTCCTCTCTCAACAGAAAGCGTTTCTGGTTCATCGTCGGTCGCCTCCCTTACCTGTGTTCCCGTACTGCCCTCGTCATTTCACAAGCAATGGTCAACGAAGAGAAGTCCTCGCcccagcagggcggcggtctccccccctcttctaCTGCCATCGAGAACAAGACTGCGGACCAGGTCACCAAGGACCCGTCTATCATGgaggccaacgaggccaagggcgaaCTGCTCCCCACTCCGGAGGAGCAGATTGATGCCTTGGGAATCCCGAACTGGAGAGAGCTAGAGAAGAAGGTCGTCAAGCGCCTTGACATGACCCTCCTTCCTTGCTTGTGGGTTCTGTATCTGTTCAACTACTTGGACCGCGCTTCAATCGC ACAAGCCCGTCTTAGTTCCCTGGACGAAGACCTTAACCTTGAGGGCTACCAGTACGGCACTGCCGTGTCGATTCTCAGCGTTGG TTACGTCCTTGGCCAAATTCCTTCCAACATGATCATCGGAAAAGTGCGGCCCAGTCTCTACCTTTGCTGCATGGCTTTGATTTGGTCGAGCGTGTCGGCTGCCACTTGCGGTGTGAAGAACTACCAGGGCCTCGTCGCAGTCCGATTCTTCCTTGGTGTAGTGGAGGCTCCCTTGTTCCCCGGT GCCATCTATGTCATGTCTTGCTGGTACACTCGTAGAGAGATGGCTCTACGCTGTGCTATCCTGTACACTGGCCAGACGCTTGCTTTCTGCACAGCAGGTCTGATCGCGGCGGCCGTGTTCGGAACCCTCGAAGGGAAACACGGCCTGGCCGGCTGGCAGTGGCTTTTCATCGTACTCGCTACTGTCGGTGCCGGTCTCGCGATGATCGCCCTGTTCATTCTTCCAGACTACCCGGACTCGACCACCGGCAGCGCACGTTGGTCCATGACGGAGGATATGCGCAAGGTGGCTGCCGCCCGCATCCTGGCCGATCGTGTGTCCAcctccgaggccaaggccggtGTTTGGGCCGGACTGAAGATGAGCATCTTCGACTACAAGATGTggttcctcgtcggcctgaACATCGGTATTTCGGCAGCCTACGGCTTCTCTAACTTCTTCCCGTCCATCGTCCGGGGGTTCGGCTACAACAGAACCATCACCCTCGTCCTTACGGCGCCGCCCTACATCTTTGCGGCCCTTGGATCTCTGGTGAACGCGTGGCACTCGGATCGAACCAAGGAGCGCGGCTACCATTTCGCTGGTCCGATCGCAATTGGTTGTATCGGATACATCATTTGCCTTGCTACCGCGGACAGAAATGCCAGATATGGCGCGAGCTTCATCTACGTGGGCGGCATGTACATCGCCAACCCATTGGTTTCCACGTGGACGTCGAACACCATGGGAAGGACGCCGGAAAAACGTGCCATCTCGGTGGCGCTCGTCAACGTCCTCGGACAGATTGGTAACCTGATTGCCCCCTACTTCTTTGACGACTCCGACGAGCCGCGCTACCGTCTGGCTTTCATCATGATGATGGTTATGGGTCTTTTTGCATGCGCGAGCGCAATGGGCCTGAAGTTCTACCTCTACCGCGCCAACAAGAGGTTGTACCGGGACGCTGTTCGGAACGGAACAGTCTACAATCCTTACGTCATGTAG
- a CDS encoding Putative cytochrome P450 encodes MLGLKSLIEACSAACNPHFGIVVILVVVCPTLLIVHRAIYNLCFHPLRHYPGPRLWAVTRLPWNLVNLQGNLAWRIRDLHEQYGPVIRIAPDELSYTGSTAWKKIYGQRSPEFVKCFDGRGIAGPGITNPAIRNGGIVTADQEPHARLRKAVLPAFSERALREQEDILQLYADKLVEQLRHTSTKGSPQDLVKWFSLASFDIISDLAFGQAAGCLDDASQPWLQVIGARAKGIVRYQFAIHYGLESWLEWLAPKAQKLALKKHGELTAAKVKRRMQDTHTKSDFMSYILENPQADLSNADLVRMASAFIVAGSGTTATALSGITFHLCNAPDKLLKLTQEIRNAFQIETEITMASTAELRYLKAVIEEGLRIYPPSPSTLPRFVPGTGEEIEGRWVPGGVSLILSFWNPIHLLVIEIRISHFYEQTAVGVHPLSAGHSKHNWRNPKDFVPERWLDTGSALGFPEDDKFSSQPFSFGPRNCIGKSMAYAELRIIMAKLLWNFDLELVEESKGWPSKQKVYLIWQKVPLMIRCRHRHS; translated from the exons ATGCTGGGGCTCAAGTCATTGATAGAAGCGTGCTCTGCCGCTTGCAATCCTCATTTTGGGATTGTTGTCATACTGGTTGTCGTCTGC CCTACACTTCTCATTGTCCATCGTGCCATCTACAACCTCTGCTTCCATCCCTTGCGGCATTACCCCGGACCTCGACTATGGGCAGTCACTAGACTGCCTTGgaacctcgtcaacctccaGGGAAATCTAGCCTGGCGGATCCGAGACTTGCACGAGCAGTACGGCCCAGTTATACGAATCGCACCCGACGAGCTCTCATACACGGGTTCCACGGCATGGAAGAAGATTTACGGCCAGCGTTCACCCGAATTCGTAAAATGCTTTGACGGCcgcgggattgccgggccgGGAATCACCAACCCTGCAAtccgcaacggcggcatTGTAACGGCCGACCAGGAGCCACACGCCCGACTGCGGAAAGCCGTGCTTCCAGCTTTCAGCGAACGAGCTTTGAGGGAGCAGGAAGACATTCTTCAGCTTTACGCCGACAAGTTGGTGGAACAGCTCCGACACACTAGCACTAAGGGTTCTCCCCAGGACTTGGTCAAATGGTTTAGTCTAGCCTCGTTCGACATCATCAGCGACTTGGCCTTTGGACAAGCTGCCGGCTGCCTTGACGATGCATCTCAACCATGGCTACAGGTCATTGGTGCTAGGGCCAAAGGCATCGTGAGGTATCAGTTTGCCATTCACTACGGCCTTGAGAGCTGGCTGGAATGGCTGGCGCCCAAGGCTCAGAAACTCGCGCTGAAGAAACACGGGGAGCTGACAGCCGCCAAAGTCAAGCGGCGGATGCAAGACACGCATACCAAAAGCGACTTTATGAGCTACATCTTGGAAAACCCACAGGCAGACTTGAGCAACGCCGATCTGGTCAGAATGGCCTCGGCATTCATTGTGGCGGGCAGCGGCACCACCGCTACGGCACTTTCTGGAATCACGTTCCATTTGTGCAACGCTCCCGACAAGCTACTCAAGTTGACGCAGGAGATCAGAAACGCATTCCAAATTGAGACAGAAATCACCATGGCTTCGACTGCGGAGTTGAGATACCTCAAGGCGGTGATCGAGGAAGGATTGAGGATCTACCCTCCAAGCCCGAGTACTCTACCACGGTTCGTGCCCGGTACTGGTGAGGAGATCGAAGGTAGATGGGTACCTGGTGGTGTAAGTCTCATTCTCTCGTTTTGGAACCCAATTCATCTTCTCGTGATTGAAATCAGAATCTCACACTTTTACGAACAGACGGCGGTGGGCGTACATCCACTCTCAGCTGGTCATTCGAAACACAACTGGAGGAACCCCAAAGACTTTGTGCCAGAGCGATGGTTAGATACTGGGAGTGCCTTGGGATTCCCCGAGGATGACAAATTTTCGAGCCAGCCGTTTTCTTTTGGTCCGAGGAACTGCATCGGCAAGAG CATGGCTTATGCTGAGCTACGCATCATTATGGCCAAGCTGCTATGGAACTTCGATCTCGAGTTAGTTGAGGAATCCAAAGGATGGCCGTCGAAACAAAAGGTGTATCTCATTTGGCAAAAGGTACCCTTGATGATTCGATGTCGGCACAGACACTCGTGA
- a CDS encoding Putative multicopper oxidase, second cupredoxin domain, multicopper oxidase, copper-binding protein, whose amino-acid sequence MTSLFSFVWFLALLTHVCAWGPPKSPNSPPGHYGGRKTHGDSFVPDQVLRLTYENVSIACQTRPSALINGTLLGPTLRLKPGRRSWIRVYNDMKDHNATIHWHGLSMRMAPFSDGSPSATQWPIPPDRFFDYEVYPLQSESGTYFYHSHVGFQAMTASGPLIIEDVAESPYAYDEERIVFLTDYFNKTDSRIEKDLVGTPFTWTGETNAVLINGVGVAVGETAGNGSCELPVIDVEPGKTYRMRFIGATALSMVQMSIVGHDNFTIIEADGHYTKPHTENYMQLSSGQRFDAIFKTKTEEELDGTTDYLIQLETKDRPQVYHGYGVLRYSKAEPQITTAPAAPPFKFSRMSFEWAEYALEPLEPNNFPTASEVTRHIHIDNRQLSTQTILWEMNGLQWNETSTPYPGDQPYLINIYENGPSAIPNFTAAIKNGGWDPTTLTWPAKMGEVLEIIWHNTGSLVNGGGGIDFHPLHAHGGHYWDIGSGNGTYNATENEERLKNYNPVKRDTTNLYRYAEKTKSGDISGWRGWRLRVEDAGVWMIHCHILQHMVMGMQSVWVMGDYQDIVTIPAADVAGYLQYGGNVNGNASFAPSVVHFFEEEQ is encoded by the exons ATGACGTCGCTCTTTTCATTCGTCTGGTTTCTCGCTCTGCTCACGCATGTCTGTGCTTGGGGACCGCCCAAGTCGCCAAACAGTCCTCCTGGACACTACGGAGGTCGAAAAACCCATGGTGACAGCTTCGTGCCAGACCAAGTATTGAGACTGACATACGAAAATGTCTCGATCGCTTGTCAGACACGCCCCTCGGCGCTCATCAATGGAACCTTACTCGGGCCAACGTTGAGGCTGAAGCCGGGACGGAGGAGTTGGATCCGAGTCTACAACGACATGAAGGACCACAATGCCACCATCCACTGGCACGGATTGAGTATGCGCATGGCGCCTTTCTCGGACGGTAGCCCGTCGGCTACCCAATGGCCAATCCCTCCCGACCGCTTCTTTGACTACGAGGTCTACCCGTTGCAATCCGAATCCGGCACCTACTTCTACCACTCGCACGTCGGCTTCCAGGCAATGACGGCCTCCGGACCGTTGATCATTGAGGACGTAGCCGAGTCCCCTTATGCCTACGACGAAGAACGTATCGTGTTTCTCACGGATTATTTCAACAAGACGGATTCTCGGATCGAAAAGGACTTGGTCGGAACACCTTTCACTTGGACCGGCGAAACTAATGCCGTCCTCATAAACGGAGTTGGCGTGGCCGTCGGGGAGACGGCCGGTAACGGGAGTTGCGAGTTGCCTGTAatcgacgtcgagcccggCAAGACCTATCGCATGCGCTTCATCGGCGCCACAGCTTTATCGATGGTCCAGATGAGCATTGTCGGCCACGACAACTTCACCATCATAGAAGCAGACGGTCACTACACCAAGCCTCACACCGAGAATTATATGCAGCTGTCTTCAGGCCAACGGTTTGATGCCATCTTCAAAACTAAAACCGAAGAGGAACTCGACGGCACGACCGACTACCTCATTCAGTTGGAGACCAAGGACCGACCCCAGGTTTACCACGGTTACGGCGTCCTTCGATATTCCAAGGCGGAACCGCAGATcaccacggcgccggccgcacCTCCGTTTAAATTCTCCAGGATGTCCTTCGAGTGGGCCGAGTACGCCTTGGAGCCATTGGAGCCGAACAACTTCCCCACCGCCAGTGAAGTCACGCGTCACATCCACATTGACAACCGTCAACTCTCAACCCAAACAATCCTTTGGGAGATGAACGGACTCCAATGGAACGAGACCTCGACGCCGTATCCGGGAGACCAGCCTTACTTGATCAACATTTACGAAAATGGCCCGTCTGCAATCCCGAACTTCACGGCCGCCATTAAAAACGGCGGCTGGGATCCAACAACTTTGACCTGGCCGGCAAAAATGGGCGAG GTACTTGAAATCATTTGGCACAACACAGGGTCTCTTGTCAACGGAGGTGGTGGCATTGACTTCCACCCCCTGCATGCTCACGGCGGGCATTACTGGGACATCGGCAGTGGGAACGGGACTTACAACGCCACCGAGAACGAAGAGAGACTGAAGAATTACAACCCTGTCAAGCGAGACACAACAAACCTGTACAGGTATGCTGAGAAGACAAAGTCGGGGGACATTTCTGggtggagaggttggcgTCTGCGCGTGGAAGACGCGGGCGTGTGGATG ATCCATTGCCACATCTTGCAGCACATGGTAATGGGCATGCAAAGTGTCTGGGTCATGGGAGATTACCAAGACATCGTTACCAttcccgccgccgacgtggcTGGCTATTTACAATACGGAGGAAATGTTAATGGCAACGCCTCCTTCGCACCATCAGTGGTGCACTTCTTTGAGGAAGAACAATAG